From Gavia stellata isolate bGavSte3 chromosome 27, bGavSte3.hap2, whole genome shotgun sequence, one genomic window encodes:
- the PARK7 gene encoding Parkinson disease protein 7: MASKRALVILAKGAEEMETVIPTDVMRRAGIKVIVAGLTGKEPVQCSRDVFICPDASLEDARKEGPYDVVVLPGGNLGAQNLSESAAVKDILKDQENRKGLIAAICAGPTALLAHGIGFGSKVTTHPLAKDKMMNGAHYCYSESRVEKDGNILTSRGPGTSFEFGLAIVETLMGKEVAEQVKAPLILKE, translated from the exons ATGGCCTCAAAAAGAGCATTGGTGATTCTAGCAAAAGGGGCAGAGGAAATGGAAACTGTAATCCCCACTGATGTTATGAGAAGAGCTGGG ATCAAGGTGATTGTTGCAGGCCTAACAGGAAAAGAACCAGTGCAGTGCAGTCGAGATGTCTTCATTTGTCCTGATGCCAGTCTTGAAGATGCCAGAAAAGAG gggCCTTACGATGTCGTGGTCCTACCTGGGGGTAACCTTGGAGCTCAAAACTTGTCAGAG TCTGCTGCTGTGAAAGATATTTTGAAGGACCAGGAAAACCGAAAAGGCCTGATTGCTGCTATCTGTGCAG GTCCTACTGCCCTTCTGGCACACGGGATAGGGTTTGGAAGCAAAGTCACAACACATCCTTTGGCCAAAGATAAAATGATGAATGGAG CACACTACTGCTACTCTGAGAGCCGCGTGGAGAAAGATGGGAACATCCTCACCAGCCGAGGCCCTGGTACCAGCTTTGAATTTGGGTTGGCCATTGTTGAAACGCTGATGGGGAAGGAAGTGGCCGAACAGGTGAAGGCACCCCTGATACTGAAAGAGTGA
- the ERRFI1 gene encoding ERBB receptor feedback inhibitor 1 yields the protein MSTAGVAAQEMRVPLKTGFLHTSQGMGSLKTCWGSHSGFENTFFNVDPIAVAYNLNPSTEQHLPSIGHSSNHASMNDHGFAESCIQVPSQKSSPPPISPKNEQPISRCEDHLVPGFSKLSLTMGCASEETPHHMPVKNGPIQFLSASSNDRSSRPLPPLPISEDLIPDEVDREVEFLTSSDTDFLLEDHELPPFKSSAPSRRSFRGCGQINYAYLDTPTGPKPEDANPTQSLNGYISSIYPPPPQQLHRRLRRSHSGPAGSLNKPVVRLSGHLNRSSPNSDEDKPEIPPRVPIPPRALKPDYRRWSAEVACSAYSDEDRPPKVPPREPLSRSNSRTPSPKSLPSYLNGVMPPTQSFAPDPKYVSSKALQRQNSEGSSNRVPCILPIIENGKKASSTHYYLLPERPPYLDKYEKFFREAEESNSNTDVQSWSGDCTATSAPTKLDSKPRMDIAGHLKRKHLSYVVSP from the exons ATGTCAACTGCAGGAGTTgctgctcaggagatgagaGTCCCATTAAAAACTGGATTTCTTCACACTAGTCAAGGCATGGGGAGTCTGAAAACCTGCTGGGGTAGCCACAGTGGATTTGAAAA tactttcTTTAATGTGGACCCTATAGCAGTGGCATATAATTTGAATCCATCAACAGAGCAACATTTACCATCCATTG GGCATTCTTCCAACCACGCTTCCATGAATGACCACGGCTTTGCTGAAAGTTGCATCCAAGTCCCATCTCAGAAATCCAGTCCACCTCCTATAAGTCCCAAAAATGAACAGCCGATTTCAAGATGTGAAGACCATCTCGTTCCTGGCTTTAGTAAACTGTCATTAACCATGGGTTGTGCTTCTGAAGAAACACCTCATCACATGCCAGTAAAAAATGGGCCAATTCAATTTCTGTCTGCATCTTCCAATGACCGTAGCTCCAGGCCACTGCCCCCTCTGCCTATTTCTGAAGACCTTATTCCAGATGAGGTTGACAGAGAGGTAGAATTCCTGACTAGCTCAGATACTGACTTTTTGTTAGAAGATCATGAACTTCCGCCTTTTAAATCCAGTGCTCCAAGCCGGCGGAGCTTTAGGGGCTGTGGACAAATCAATTATGCATACTTAGATACTCCAACAGGACCAAAACCAGAAGATGCCAACCCTACACAAAGCCTAAATGGATACATATCCAGTATTTATCCTCCTCCTCCGCAGCAGCTGCATCGACGTTTGAGAAGGTCCCATTCCGGGCCAGCTGGATCTCTTAATAAACCAGTAGTAAGACTGTCTGGACACTTAAACAGGTCTTCTCCAAACTCTGATGAAGATAAACCGGAGATTCCACCAAGGGTTCCCATACCTCCAAGGGCTCTCAAACCAGATTACAGAAGGTGGTCAGCAGAAGTTGCTTGTAGTGCATACAGTGATGAAGACAGGCCTCCAAAAGTGCCCCCAAGAGAACCTTTGTCACGCAGCAATTCCCGTACGCCAAGTCCCAAAAGTCTGCCATCATACCTCAATGGGGTTATGCCCCCTACCCAGAGTTTTGCACCTGATCCTAAGTACGTCAGCAGCAAAGCTCTACAAAGACAAAATAGTGAAGGATCTTCCAACAGGGTCCCTTGCATTCTTCCGATTATTGAAAATGGTAAGAAGGCCAGTTCAACGCACTACTATCTGCTGCCTGAAAGGCCTCCATATTTGGACAAGTATGAGAAATtcttcagagaagcagaagaaagtaaCTCTAACACAGATGTTCAGTCCTGGTCTGGTGACTGCACAGCCACTTCAGCCCCAACAAAGCTGGACTCAAAACCTAGAATGGACATAGCTGGTCATCTGAAACGAAAACACCTGTCTTACGTGGTTTCCCCCTAG